The Coffea arabica cultivar ET-39 chromosome 2c, Coffea Arabica ET-39 HiFi, whole genome shotgun sequence genome includes the window CTCTCTTAAATTAGGGCCCTGAAATAATTTTACCTTTGATGAATAATGACTCAAGCCTGAAGGTGGTATATGCTCTAATGAAATGGCATGTTCCAAGTTCAAAAAATCGAAGGAAAGCATATGCCATGGGAAAGAATTCCTTCTCATAGTCAAAAAGCCAAAGCAATTCGGACCAGAAAAGTTCCATAGGCCTACTACGCGCAGTCTCGGAGACGATTATGTAGATTCTGTGGTTCTTCGCTTTTGTTTCCGGGGCAAGATTTGatggaatcaaattttattttccttagaATCAAGGCTATGACAAGTAATCTACTGAAATTCTTGTCCTTTATAGAAAAAGCTACCTCATATTAGTGAGGTTTTCCCATCGAGTCCTAGCAATTTTACGAATTCAGTTAGAAAAACAGGGAAAAAAAGAACCcccaataattttctaatgctgcACACCAGCCACACACGAAATTGATCACTGTGAAGTGATCAAGGAAGAGTTGTTAAAGTTTTTCCCGATGACAAATTCAAAATTCGAATCAAGTGTTTAGAAGTGAGAAAGGTGTGGAAAAAAGTGGGAGggttaaaaaagaattacacAAAATTTTAAGAGCCAAATCAcaacaggaaaagaaaaatccaCCACCTTGGAGGCTAACCTAAAGTTTTACTCGAGACCTTGGGATAGGCCACGGATCCATATCCGTGAATTCCTTTTTCCTGGTAGTACCATTAAGATCTGAAGCCTCCCTTCGCGATTTTCGTGCCCTTTTGATCTCTTGGAACGAAACACGAGTCATGTGGGGAGGAAGTTATTCTTTATTCACATCTATTTCACCTATTTGAACAAGATTTTCCCCTCGAATCGAATGAGGGATAAACCTAGTGGGATATCACAATAAAGATCCCCAACAGTAACACGTTCACAGGCTCTTTCAAGCAAGGTATTAGCATGTTGATCAAAGGTACAAAGAGTTCCCATAATTTTTCTACCATCCAGCAACACAATAATCAGCTTGTCAAGAAGGGTTGCAGGGAAAGCAGGGAAAATTTTGATTTCCGGTCCTGCCCAATACATTGATAAAGATTTAGTGTGCAAAATCCTAAGGAATTTCTTCCTATTGCATTGTTGCTAATAATGTGACTTGTGACATATGCTTATTGCTTACACTACCAATTATATAATATGTCGTCCCATAACTTGAGACGTTAAAAGGCTTATTCGAAAGAGTAGCCTACCGTTTATAATAATACTAGTTCGGCTTTTTAGATTTGCACTTAAAAGAACATAAAGTTAGGcttttggaaattttcttttttgtttctttttttggttcttCAAAGTTTTGGAGGACTTAGCCCAGTTAGAAGATTTACTTTTTAATATGCATAAATTACTCCTTTGTAATTCTGCAGGTTAGGTTCATGCTCCCTCctttgtaatttttaataattatttataaaatatgaaCTGATATCCCACCCGGTGTCCGGACTTTGCcaaaaaaaatcatatatataaatatatatatatatatatatatatatatatagtaaatcttatatacactgacaatatatacactatcaacttttgatttatgacatgtgtacaaaagttgaatttcaaatttaaattttgcataattatcattcatccaacgctaataatgtatacactgtaagtgtagaaaagattaatccatatatatatatatatatatatatatattatataaaatcaTGTTCTCAtccttattcttttattttgtctcTTTCCTACATGACTTAGCGACAGAGCAAGTAAGTGCAATGTGCTCCACAAGTTAACCCCCTAATAGCCTACGGTATTCCAtccctcttttttctcttgccTTTATAATTCTAGATAATCCTTCCATAATTATCTCTTCCATTCTCTCACCGTATTTTTCCTTAACCCTAATCGTCAAGCCTAAATTTTCTGGGGattagtataaataattttgaattatgtTTTTAACTATCTCTCATCTTCAACTCAAAAGTTCGAAATATCAattcaaatattaaattatCTTTATCAGGTTATCACTATCAAAGATACTCTACATTTTTACTCATATATATATGGTTCTCGATCTATTACTCGTTACTTTATCAAGCAGTGCAGATGTTTACATTTTTTCAccaattttttggaattttttttttacttcaatgCAAGGATCGGATTTGGAACTTCGTTTTTATTCCCTTCAATGCAAGGATCACATTTGGACTTTGTTTATGCTCGCTATATATGGTCCGTAATTTCCTATACCTTCTTCATAGCTAGgtcattgaatttgaattttctaaGTCTTCAAAAGTTACAGTTTGGTTTTTATTTCTAGCAaagtttttttaattaatttgttatttCAATTTATGGATTCACTCTTCAATTCAAGTAGAAcatatattgcttttttggtTAGTGATTTAAAAGTGGCCTTTTAAACTATGTGTTTTCACACGATCTTTTAATTGcctttgacaatttattaattgtCTTCAACAAtgtgttaatttttttattttctaggtttctggggttaaaaaaattttgtgcagTTTTCAATGTTTTTTTTAGACTTTGGTAGAAAGCTTCTAAAGAACCAGAAGATGTCACTGATTATATAAATggcaaggcatcaagttcattgTCATACAGCAGTTCACGTCGTGCAATATACATCAGactatttagatttttttatgtttttgactTAAGAGCAAAATACATCTTATGTTTTCGTTTTGGTTTCTATTAGCCGTGAACAGATTTAGAAGGTTGCTGTGTTCCTATGACTTGATTGATTCTGAATTCTAATCTTTTATTAATACTTGATTcggcttcttttcttttcacattaACCTTTAAGCCATTTATATTAAGtaccaaaattgatgttttggTAACGGATTGACCATTCTTTTGTGCAGAAGATCAGCCAAGATTTGATCTTGcctattttcaagtttttgaatgttaCCATAtcatcgattttttttttttttgcatttttgaattattaatcactgaattagatgtttaaatttacattataagactatttttgaataacaatGTGCACATAGTAATGTATTTAAGAAAGgttataatagattatacaataagtttgtattttatgcaaatatttttatgaactgcactaaataatttattatttttagacaATTCCTATTCAACGAATGGGTACAAAACTAGTTGTATAAATAATTCAAGCTTGCTCAAattattttaggaaattaagtTTAGATTCTTATTAGAATTTCAGCATGGTATAAGACAACATTAAGGATGACTACAAAATCTAAGATGACTCACAAGCTATATATTTGCCAATATATGATCACAAGGAGAGTAATTAGTGTGGACAATCATAGCTCTTCTATATGATATTTTAATTAACATCCACATGACTTTCACCTTTAAGAATTGCTACAATTCtatcaattttttttgggggtaaaATTAGAGACATTAACGATATAGTTGCAATATATTCCCGAGACCATTTTACTGCAGGCCAAACTTTAGGGATATTTAAGCTGCAATTCTCCCTTGAAGAGTATGCAGTgttcctttttaattttttatttttttagacaATATACGCAATGTTTCTGGACTATTCCACTTTGCATCCCCTAAACTTGAACATCATTCTCACTTTGCACTTTAACTTCAAAATTGGACactttttcctcaaaaaaaaattgaacactTTGTACCTTATCTTTCATATTTGTCTCGTTAAGTCCAATCAACGATATTATTAGCGAAATTAATGCAATATAGGATCATGCAAGGCAATGAAAATGTATCATTTATATCCAACTTCGATCCCTTTACTCTTTTTTGACCACTTTCAACATATTTTGTCATTGATTTGCACAATCCTCTATTCCAATAGTTTTACTAATGCTATTATTCATTGGATTTAAGTATTATAAATCTGAAAAATTAATGTGCAAAATATCTAACATTGAAGTTTCAGAAGCAAATTGGAGTGTAATATAAGTTTTAATGTTCACAGTAGAATTAGTCCTAATGTTTCTTTATTGTCAacaaaagttcattttttctAAGAATAAATTTGTATACAAGAAAATGTTCACGTGCAACACCTCAAGATTgttggcatattaaatcaagactcaaaattaaaaatttctatattattatttagtagtgttttagtcaagttagggttttagtaattaTATTGGAATCAAGTTATGGTAGTTTTATTGTTTAAGAATTAGTATCTTATTAGGAAATTTCTTATAGTTGTAAGACTTGTTTATGAGGTCATCTAGTCTATAAATAGGAAGTTATATTATTATGTTTAGTTAAGAAGAGTGAAGGATTGAGAGATTTATTCTTACGATGTGATTAATAGATTATTGTTGATATTATTTCTCTTCTCCCACACCTATTTTTATGTGTAAATTGTCTCCCCATATGCATTGATTTTATGAAATATATCTCCTATATATTTTTGTTAGAATTTTTGGATTCTACAAAGATGGGTTAAGTATTGTTTATACAAGAAGAATCATCGATCTAAGATACCAAAAAGGGCCGAggaaaaagttgaaattttaagACTACCACAGGATCTCACAGCCAATGAAGTGTCCTTTTCTTCTTGCACCTGTGATACAATGTTTGAGACTAAGGAATTGGAAACATGGATAAACACATATAAAATTCCATGGAAACAATACTAAATTGTCTAATTTTCGATACCCTTCCAGTGCCACTTCCATCTGGGATGTAATCAATTGAAACACCGACAAATCATGATTTTTTCGAGTATTATTTTAAACAGCAAGAAGATTGTTCATATGATCAAGATTCCATGGACAAACCAAAAACTTGAATGCTTTAACTGAGACAAAAGGTACTTTGTCAATGCCAAAATAAACATACATGAGGAGAGAGGTGGAGAGAAAAATGTCAGGAGGAAACAGACAAAAGAAGCAGATAGGAATGTGAGCTTAGAACATTGAAACATCAAAAAATGGTTTGACATAAAAGGGACCCCCCAAAGCCCTCGAAAGTGAATGTAGCATATAGTGAGAACAAGGCTAGAATGAGTGACTTGAAGATGTACCTAGTTGCTAAAATCCAATGTGCCTCTCTGCCTTTTGCGGGATATGTTGAgccctttctttcttcctttgttttctttactgttgttttcttattttattttttttttaaatcaggAGTTCTGATCTCATTTCATTCTATGCATGCCTGTGAAGAATGAAAAGAGCAGACAGGTCTTGTCATTGATATCCTTCTTTCAAGTACGGTGCTCTTTATGTTTGGCATTTTCCCATGTAGGTGAATGAGATATTGGAGATATGTATCTGACTACCTTATATGCCCAACGGTTTTCATTATTCATCATAAATTCATGGATATATTATTGGTTTCCAGTTTAGATTTTACGTTATGAGAGAGTCCTATTTTGGGGATGGTTTGGGGCTCAAAAAACTTTTTGTGACACATCCCATCTCATTCCACTAGCTGTGTACGTACCTATTGAGTAATTGAGTTAACTAAATCTGTAGCACAAGATTCACACTAGTGTAGCATTAACTTGAAGCTATTAGTATTTGTATGCAACATTAGGAAAATTATCATCAACTCCATCGAAAATAAGCAAGAATTTAAATTGAACCTTAAGTATTTAATTAGCATTGTACTTAtagaagttttttcttttttttcccttggttgtacttttggaactTGCATGCCAGCAAGGGTTTGCAGAAGAAAATTTCTGGAGAATCAATCTTTCTATTTGAGCCATCTTTTCGGGGAATTATCTAACTTTACTTAATTGTTACATTTATATTCACTTGGTTTATATTTGATCGTACTATTGCTTTTGTCCATTCTTATGACAGAATTCCCGGCGTGCAATAGCCATCAAGTTTGGCCTCGAATCTTGAAAATTCTCTAGTTAGCTTTTGAATTCTTGTAGCATTCCATAGACATTTTAAACTGtcctgccaaaaaaaaaaaagaaaaggaaaaaacatggggaaaaaaaacatgaagaagaaattttcaaatgCTCCCCTTGAATTGAAAGTCGTATTGCCTACATCACTTACAAAAGCTTAACTCCTCTTTCAGGATCTAACCTTTGTTAATGCTTAAATTTGCACTGTTGGATGATCATCTAATGTATCTAAAATGTCAAGCGATAAACTTTTCTCATGTACATAAAATGGTTAGCGAATGAATACTAATTGGCAACTGCTTATGTTAAAATGTTACAAACAGTTTGTTCATTGCCGTTGGtaactttagaaaaattaattgaCTTTTTATATTGTAAGTTGTTCCCCAAAAAAGATTAATATATCATACACtagaaatgtatataaagtAGCATATTTGGATGCATGACAATATATATTGGGGTCTCAATTACTAAACCTAATTGATTTGGCATCATAAATtagaaatgtgaaaaaagaaattaagaaagagTAAGTCAAGCGTGTTTGCACAGGTTGttatttgcaaaaaattttttaactatattataaatacatttttaacgatattttttatttttttaatcatttttttaatttcatatacatctaatcataaaaaatattactgtattttttttcaaaaaattatttcaaataatctgcATAATTTAAGCTACCCCTTTAATCCACGGGCAAACCATTCTGCAAAGTGTAGCTTTGATGGGACTTGCTGTTCAGCACCTAAGACTATAAGAGTAGGGAGAACACAGAATAAAACAACCGTAGCGAACGTTGTCAGAGCATGTGACCCAATCCCATCGGTAAATCTACAAAGTTTGCGAGACAAAGTGTAACTCTGAACCAGATTCTCGTGATAGCTGGGAATTGACTGCCTTTCTTGCTGATCAATGCTGACTATCTGACTCAATCAGTGTTATAAGTCAGGCTAGGCCAGCCCAGACATCCACCGCTGGCAACTCTATTCTATTTGCCACTCCAATTTGGCATCCCATGCACAAAAAACTCCAAACTTGCATTGCTTAGGCCCCTAGGAAAGTCCCTGCACTTGCTAACCCTGCATCAGAAATTCAGATTGGTGTCTCAATGACTGCATATATGTCACCCTTAGTGGTCCTTTTCTGCTGATCCTATAAAAGCTATGGCCACTGTTGAGGTTGGACGCTACTTAGCTTACTTCACCATTCACCAATAAGgacttctatttttctttttttttttttcattctggTAGAAGAAATAATTTGACATTTTCTCATCCGAAAGCATAGAATCAAAGAGTCTGTTTGGATggtagattatttgggatattttttttgaaaaaaatattgtatCACTTTTTTGAAatgatatatgtaagataaaatgatagttaaaaaatatgttgataatgcaaacaaataaattttgataaatAATTCACTATCAAATTTAGCTAGAAGGACTGGATTCTATCTCATCTCCCAAGTTTTCATATGCTGTGGAAAAATTTCTTGTTTCAAAAGATAACTAAATGCAAGTCTTGAAATTATGGTTGGTAGAATTTGAACAAGAACAAGTTTGTTTAGGACTTGTTAAATTTCACATGCTCTCAGGCATTATACTTTTCAATCACTATCTTAAAGATAGTGTTGTTAAATTAAAACCGGACGTGATAGACCAGTTTGACTAATATAGAAGTTAAGAAAAAATCAAGATATTTTAaccttctcaattttttttttagaaatatcCATCTCAATTTtgtttgccctttttttttttgtgagtttGGAAGCTAGACTGGAAAACATGTTGTTCACCTCCAATTTATGAGTTGCGACACCGTTGCCCGAAAAGTTTCAAAAGCAAATACTAACTTGTTATATTTAGGCATAGAGGTGGATTTCTAAAATTCGTTTGCTAGGTTGATTAATTTGTCAGCATCTCTTTCTTGCTTACTTATTTCCCTTGGGTTGGTGAGTGGCTGTTTTTCGTCATCGCAATAGTATTAATTAAGGACAAATCTTCTGTGACAAGATAGTTTAGCTATGGTTAGGATGATGATGGTTACTTTTATGTTTGTACGATTAACAGTGATCATTTCGTTGATCCTCATAATcacagaatatatatatatatatatatataagacaATACTATGTCAATCTCTGCTTGGACATTCCCTGATCCCCATACACATCATCATTCCTCCCCTTTCATCTATAAATACCAAGCAAATATTAACTTGATCCATCCATATTcagcagagagagagagagagagagatggtaCCATCAAGGGTTTCCAGGGAACAAAGGAGAATAGCCTTGAGGAGAAAGCTTCATATTCTGCGAAAACTTACCAACTCTAAATCGGTAATATCAAATCatacttttcattttgttctTACCTTTTCAGCATTTCTCCAGTAATTAAGTTGAACATTTCTTTTTGAGTAGTTTTGGAGTAAatttcttgttgtttgtgtAGGTGAAAAAGAGCTCAATCATCATGGATGCTTTTCTCTACATCTACAAGCTCAAACTCCAACTAGAAGCTATCAGAAGAGAATACCAAAACCTCATCAATCATATCCAAGTATAGAATCCCCCTCCAACCCCTGGTGCCCCCCGGGGAGCAAAAAAACACACATATAGGCATACATTTACTTAGTTTCCACAGCtcaatgagatttttttttttttttttggtttttggaaCAGGAAGTGAAAGTAGAGAAGTTTGGGACAAAGTTTTTGGTGAGAGTGACATGCAAGAAGGGAAAAGACTTGCTGGTTTCAATTATCGAAGCCTTTGAAAACCTaaatctcaatatttttcaagccAAGGCTGCGTGCAAACACTTCTTTTTCATGGAAGCAGTTGTTGAAGATGAAGATCAAGTTTTGGATGTGAAAGATGTAACTGAAGCTGTAATGACGGCCATTCAGAAGAGTAGCAATGATATGGCCATGTAATGCAGCCGCGCGATGCTCGAGCCTCTAAGCTATCTTATCTtgcttttaatttttgttcttcttcttcttttgtatttcttctaaGATTAACTATATGATCATTCATCACTTGACCCTTGTAAAGAACAAGTTTGATGagagaaaaataattaataagaGCTCCAAgaataaatgaaatttaaaaaaaaaaaaaaaaaaaaaaaaaaacctaaaactTGACCACATTTTGATTTAAGCCcttcaatccaaaaaaaaaaaagcgtggTATGGACTTGGACACCTTTTCGTCTGTATAAGCCGCTTTGGATTCTGATGTTATACGTCAAGTATATCTCATGGTCGTCACCTACTACCCAACAATAGGAAAATATAATAGTTTGGATAATCATTATTGGGGAAAAAAAGGCTTTTTCAAAATTCTGTAAacgtgtttttttttctctaatcatgctttcattttttttctaattgcTATTTTGTCTCGTATACATTACATTACGTCAAATAAACTACTACGGTTAAAAGAAAGTTCTCATATaatcttcaatccaaacacactccgcgtctaataaatgaaatagccaaataaggCATTGGTGGACAAGGACTGGAACATCCTGAAAAATTGCGGGCTGTCACTGCCTCAAAGGTTGTCGTCAATTGGGCCCCTATCCTTCTATGTATGAGGCCCCTCTAAACTTTTCTTTAATCATAAGTGAAGGGCCCAGTAACGTCTTAACGGGCTAGCTGCCCCAAATGTCGGTGCGCATATTACCTaacttgaatattttttttcttggtttaattttttttttttttttggggtggaaAGCTTGAAACTTGAATAAGTTGTGTTGAATCATTGCAATTGGTCAGGAAAATGTTCTTAGGATCTTCACCACTGTCACGTTCAAGATTCAAATGGGGTGGaagagttaaaaaaaataaatgaatatgtTGTGTTGAAAATACTAAAACACTAGATATTTTCACTTGAGAGTCATTAGGTTGCCAAGAAAATTTCATTCAAGTAACTCTCGATTTGTAAAAAGAttctaaaattatccaaaaGTCTTACTAAGACCTCAAAATTTGTCAAACAAATTGATTTGGTCTCTTTTAGTTTACCAAAAAAgtttcttccaatttttttttttttttaagaaagtccgaaaattgtgttttaattcATAAGTATCAAATGTAAACAATCAAAATGTTTATATGTcccaataaaaataattatgtatTCCAATTATTTTGGGGTGATAGAATTTTGACATGATTTCTAGCTAGATTTACACGTATGTCATTATTGAATT containing:
- the LOC140035839 gene encoding uncharacterized protein; amino-acid sequence: MVPSRVSREQRRIALRRKLHILRKLTNSKSVKKSSIIMDAFLYIYKLKLQLEAIRREYQNLINHIQEVKVEKFGTKFLVRVTCKKGKDLLVSIIEAFENLNLNIFQAKAACKHFFFMEAVVEDEDQVLDVKDVTEAVMTAIQKSSNDMAM